The Spirochaetales bacterium genome window below encodes:
- a CDS encoding site-specific integrase — translation MAGIKKEPKLIKRTNREGWHFYYYDKAGVRKLVSTGETVRHKAEAMKREFLASLEKEKISIRLRDYAAHFFTAECPHRRRLRDEGKSVTARHNKNQRIWLENYIKKDPISNIFLNDLTRADVIDFRSRLKNKLGEKMNTLNKVMETLKVITNEALIREDMDRDPFKGIGPTKYEKIQAGIFTMEELNTLFVKNPPWQDIFDYTAFLIAATLGRRRGEILALRWQHVDLDEDKKGWMGVIHIHEAWKGGEEYGGTKTGVKLDIPLPRITAAAIAKLKEEALNKNPDMFLFGYPEGKAFGETWWRKRFLKAMDKAEIDVESRHLKPHSFRHTLNTILRERIKDPALVRAYLGWTNERTQDGYTHFQIEHLQKEAEAVDGLFG, via the coding sequence ATGGCCGGAATCAAAAAAGAACCAAAACTTATAAAAAGAACCAATCGTGAAGGCTGGCATTTCTATTATTATGATAAAGCCGGTGTAAGGAAACTTGTTTCTACAGGTGAAACTGTCCGCCATAAAGCCGAGGCAATGAAAAGAGAATTCCTTGCCAGCCTGGAAAAAGAAAAAATATCGATTCGACTCCGGGATTATGCCGCCCATTTCTTCACTGCCGAATGCCCGCACCGGCGCCGGCTCCGCGATGAAGGAAAAAGCGTAACAGCCCGACATAACAAGAACCAACGGATATGGCTTGAGAACTATATCAAAAAAGATCCGATTTCGAATATCTTCCTGAATGATCTCACCAGGGCGGACGTCATTGATTTCCGGTCCAGGTTAAAGAACAAACTCGGGGAAAAGATGAATACCCTCAACAAAGTCATGGAGACATTGAAGGTCATTACGAACGAAGCCCTCATCAGAGAAGATATGGATCGGGACCCGTTCAAAGGGATAGGCCCGACAAAGTACGAGAAGATACAGGCCGGTATATTCACGATGGAAGAGTTGAACACTCTTTTCGTCAAGAATCCTCCCTGGCAGGATATTTTCGATTACACGGCTTTCCTGATCGCAGCCACCCTCGGCCGGAGAAGGGGAGAGATACTTGCCTTGAGGTGGCAACACGTGGACCTCGATGAAGATAAAAAAGGATGGATGGGGGTGATACATATTCATGAAGCATGGAAGGGTGGGGAAGAATACGGTGGAACGAAAACGGGGGTGAAACTCGACATTCCTCTTCCCCGGATCACGGCCGCGGCGATAGCAAAATTGAAAGAGGAAGCATTGAATAAGAACCCGGATATGTTTTTATTTGGATATCCCGAAGGCAAAGCCTTTGGTGAAACATGGTGGCGGAAGCGATTTCTAAAGGCCATGGATAAAGCCGAGATCGATGTTGAATCGCGGCATCTGAAACCGCATTCATTCAGGCATACTCTCAACACGATACTCCGGGAGAGAATCAAAGACCCGGCGCTTGTCCGGGCGTATTTGGGCTGGACGAATGAACGGACGCAGGACGGGTATACGCACTTTCAAATAGAGCACCTGCAGAAAGAAGCGGAGGCTGTGGACGGGTTGTTTGGGTGA